One region of Maylandia zebra isolate NMK-2024a linkage group LG10, Mzebra_GT3a, whole genome shotgun sequence genomic DNA includes:
- the ugt5d1 gene encoding UDP glucuronosyltransferase 5 family, polypeptide D1 isoform X1, producing the protein MTLSPSDIIGTMASHRGWGLFVILTVCLISLTQHCNGGNVLVFPVDGSHWINMKIVLEELHARGHSLTVIRATNTLFIPEKSDIYTSITIDLGEDVNNFFEVYLQEHMRAQREGTSLLTFLKLTKDFLSMIHKAHVLISEMAKHILNDQTMVKRLRDSQYDLVLTDPAMAPGVILAKYLKLPLVLNVRWITSGEGHFVLAPSPLSYIPVPGSGLTDKMNFIQRIKNILFHGITLFQQKFLVGPVYDEMCDKYIEGGCDIISLLQEADIWLFRSDFVFEFPRPTMPNVVYIGGFQCKPAQPLPAELEEFVQSAGQHGVIIMTLGTLVDALPKEIADEIASVFAKMPQKVIWRHKGNRPSTLGNNTLMVDWMPQKDLLGHPQTKVFVAHGGTNGVQEAIYYGVPVLGIPLFFDQYDNLLRLQERGAGKIIHLSDVNGHSFEQVLQQLLHQESYRQNMQRMSRLHRDQPITPMEKAVFWVEYVMRHKGARHLRTEAYKMPWYSYYCLDVLFILLSVVTALLYSIVALVRFLCCRRRRKAKAKQS; encoded by the exons ATGACCCTGTCTCCTTCTGACATTATAGGAACCATGGCTTCACATCGTGGGTGGGGGTTGTTTGTTATACTCACTGTTTGCCTCATTTCATTAACACAACATTGCAATGGAGGAAACGTCCTAGTTTTCCCTGTAGATGGCAGCCACTGGATCAATATGAAGATCGTTCTAGAAGAACTTCATGCCAGGGGTCACAGCCTCACTGTGATCAGGGCCACAAACACCTTATTTATCCCTGAGAAGTCTGATATTTACACATCCATTACAATTGATTTGGGTGAAGATGTAAACAACTTCTTCGAGGTGTACCTTCAAGAGCATATGAGG GCACAGAGAGAAGGGACTTCACTGCTGACTTTTCTCAAACTCACCAAGGATTTCCTTTCTATGATTCATAAGGCTCACGTGCTGATATCTGAGATGGCCAAACATATTTTGAATGATCAAACTATGGTCAAAAGATTAAGAGATTCCCAGTATGATCTGGTTCTAACTGATCCAGCTATGGCCCCAGGGGTCATTCTAGCCAAATATCTCAAGCTTCCCTTAGTGCTCAACGTACGCTGGATCACCAGTGGAGAAGGCCACTTTGTGTTAGCTCCCTCACCCCTCTCTTACATCCCGGTGCCAGGATCTGGCTTAACAGACAAAATGAATTTCATCCAGAGGATCAAAAACATATTATTCCATGGCATTACGCTGTTCCAGCAGAAATTCTTGGTGGGCCCAGTCTATGATGAGATGTGTGATAAGTATATTGAGGGTGGATGTGACATCATCTCACTTCTTCAGGAAGCAGACATTTGGCTGTTCAGGTCAGATTTTGTGTTCGAGTTCCCTCGCCCCACTATGCCAAATGTTGTCTATATAGGAGGATTTCAGTGCAAACCAGCTCAGCCTCTGCCAGCAGAGCTGGAGGAGTTTGTTCAGAGTGCTGGGCAGCATGGAGTGATCATCATGACTCTGGGAACCTTAGTTGATGCTTTGCCCAAAGAGATTGCAGATGAAATCGCCAGCGTGTTTGCCAAGATGCCTCAGAAG GTGATATGGAGGCACAAAGGAAACCGTCCCTCTACACTGGGAAACAACACTTTAATGGTCGACTGGATGCCACAGAAAGATCTTCTGGGTCATCCACAGACCAAAGTCTTTGTAGCTCATGGAGGAACTAATGGTGTCCAGGAGGCCATTTACTATGGGGTCCCCGTGCTTGGCATACCCTTGTTCTTCGACCAGTATGACAACCTTCTGCGACTGCAGGAGAGAGGAGCTGGAAAGATCATCCACCTGTCTGATGTTAATGGCCACAGTTTTGAGCAAGTCCTTCAACAACTGCTCCATCAAGAGAGCTACAGGCAGAACATGCAACGAATGTCACGTTTGCACAGAGATCAGCCAATAACACCCATGGAGAAGGCAGTCTTCTGGGTAGAATATGTGATGCGCCACAAAGGGGCTCGTCACCTGCGTACAGAGGCTTATAAGATGCCCTGGTACTCTTACTACTGTTTAGATGTACTGTTCATATTGCTGTCTGTGGTCACTGCTCTGCTCTATTCTATTGTGGCTCTTGTTAGATTTCTGTGCtgccgaagaagaagaaaagcaaaagCTAAACAAAGCTAA
- the ugt5d1 gene encoding UDP glucuronosyltransferase 5 family, polypeptide D1 isoform X2 encodes MASHRGWGLFVILTVCLISLTQHCNGGNVLVFPVDGSHWINMKIVLEELHARGHSLTVIRATNTLFIPEKSDIYTSITIDLGEDVNNFFEVYLQEHMRAQREGTSLLTFLKLTKDFLSMIHKAHVLISEMAKHILNDQTMVKRLRDSQYDLVLTDPAMAPGVILAKYLKLPLVLNVRWITSGEGHFVLAPSPLSYIPVPGSGLTDKMNFIQRIKNILFHGITLFQQKFLVGPVYDEMCDKYIEGGCDIISLLQEADIWLFRSDFVFEFPRPTMPNVVYIGGFQCKPAQPLPAELEEFVQSAGQHGVIIMTLGTLVDALPKEIADEIASVFAKMPQKVIWRHKGNRPSTLGNNTLMVDWMPQKDLLGHPQTKVFVAHGGTNGVQEAIYYGVPVLGIPLFFDQYDNLLRLQERGAGKIIHLSDVNGHSFEQVLQQLLHQESYRQNMQRMSRLHRDQPITPMEKAVFWVEYVMRHKGARHLRTEAYKMPWYSYYCLDVLFILLSVVTALLYSIVALVRFLCCRRRRKAKAKQS; translated from the exons ATGGCTTCACATCGTGGGTGGGGGTTGTTTGTTATACTCACTGTTTGCCTCATTTCATTAACACAACATTGCAATGGAGGAAACGTCCTAGTTTTCCCTGTAGATGGCAGCCACTGGATCAATATGAAGATCGTTCTAGAAGAACTTCATGCCAGGGGTCACAGCCTCACTGTGATCAGGGCCACAAACACCTTATTTATCCCTGAGAAGTCTGATATTTACACATCCATTACAATTGATTTGGGTGAAGATGTAAACAACTTCTTCGAGGTGTACCTTCAAGAGCATATGAGG GCACAGAGAGAAGGGACTTCACTGCTGACTTTTCTCAAACTCACCAAGGATTTCCTTTCTATGATTCATAAGGCTCACGTGCTGATATCTGAGATGGCCAAACATATTTTGAATGATCAAACTATGGTCAAAAGATTAAGAGATTCCCAGTATGATCTGGTTCTAACTGATCCAGCTATGGCCCCAGGGGTCATTCTAGCCAAATATCTCAAGCTTCCCTTAGTGCTCAACGTACGCTGGATCACCAGTGGAGAAGGCCACTTTGTGTTAGCTCCCTCACCCCTCTCTTACATCCCGGTGCCAGGATCTGGCTTAACAGACAAAATGAATTTCATCCAGAGGATCAAAAACATATTATTCCATGGCATTACGCTGTTCCAGCAGAAATTCTTGGTGGGCCCAGTCTATGATGAGATGTGTGATAAGTATATTGAGGGTGGATGTGACATCATCTCACTTCTTCAGGAAGCAGACATTTGGCTGTTCAGGTCAGATTTTGTGTTCGAGTTCCCTCGCCCCACTATGCCAAATGTTGTCTATATAGGAGGATTTCAGTGCAAACCAGCTCAGCCTCTGCCAGCAGAGCTGGAGGAGTTTGTTCAGAGTGCTGGGCAGCATGGAGTGATCATCATGACTCTGGGAACCTTAGTTGATGCTTTGCCCAAAGAGATTGCAGATGAAATCGCCAGCGTGTTTGCCAAGATGCCTCAGAAG GTGATATGGAGGCACAAAGGAAACCGTCCCTCTACACTGGGAAACAACACTTTAATGGTCGACTGGATGCCACAGAAAGATCTTCTGGGTCATCCACAGACCAAAGTCTTTGTAGCTCATGGAGGAACTAATGGTGTCCAGGAGGCCATTTACTATGGGGTCCCCGTGCTTGGCATACCCTTGTTCTTCGACCAGTATGACAACCTTCTGCGACTGCAGGAGAGAGGAGCTGGAAAGATCATCCACCTGTCTGATGTTAATGGCCACAGTTTTGAGCAAGTCCTTCAACAACTGCTCCATCAAGAGAGCTACAGGCAGAACATGCAACGAATGTCACGTTTGCACAGAGATCAGCCAATAACACCCATGGAGAAGGCAGTCTTCTGGGTAGAATATGTGATGCGCCACAAAGGGGCTCGTCACCTGCGTACAGAGGCTTATAAGATGCCCTGGTACTCTTACTACTGTTTAGATGTACTGTTCATATTGCTGTCTGTGGTCACTGCTCTGCTCTATTCTATTGTGGCTCTTGTTAGATTTCTGTGCtgccgaagaagaagaaaagcaaaagCTAAACAAAGCTAA
- the LOC101468383 gene encoding UDP-glucuronosyltransferase 2C1-like — MPSFCACGMPIFLSLFLISFTPHCNGGNILVVPVDGSHWVNLKILLEELHASGHNLTVIRPSTSWYISEKSDLYTSITIEMDEDLEHFLDGSIEEYIRMQRERASLLNSFKCIKKFLSMIFQFHSLWSEFINQILDDQNMVKILVVSQYDLLLTDPAMPSGAVLAKYLKLPLVLYVHWIPRGEGHFVLTPSPLSYIPVLGSGLTDQMSFIQRIKNIFFYIFTLFQQNFIFLPIYDDMCNKYIEGGCDVISVLQEADIWLFRSDFVFEFPRPTMPNIDYIAGFQCKPARPLPAELEEFVQSAGKHGVIITSLGTYVDALPKEVTDEIASVFAEMPQKVIWKHKGDRPSTLGNNTLIVDWMPQKDLLGHPQTKVFVAHGGTNGVQEAIYYGVPVLGIPLFFDQYDNLLRLQERGAGKIIQLADVNGHSFEQGLKEVIHQESYRQNIQRLSRLHRDQPITPMEKAVFWVEYVMRHKGARHLRTEAYKMPWYSYYCLDVLFILLSVVTVLLLSIVAVFRFLCRQRQRKIKTKQS, encoded by the exons ATGCCGTCATTTTGTGCCTGTGGGATGCCCATTTTCCTCAGTCTTTTCCTGATTTCATTTACACCACATTGCAATGGAGGAAACATTCTTGTGGTTCCTGTAGATGGCAGCCACTGGGTCAATCTGAAAATCCTTCTCGAAGAACTTCATGCCAGTGGACACAACCTCACTGTGATCAGGCCGTCTACCAGCTGGTACATCTCTGAAAAGTCTGATCTTTACACATCCATTACAATTGAAATGGATGAAGATCTTGAGCATTTTTTAGATGGGTCCATAGAGGAATACATCAGG ATGCAAAGAGAGCGAGCTTCACTGCTGAATTCCttcaaatgtataaaaaaattCCTCTCTATGATTTTTCAATTCCATTCATTGTGGTCTGAGTTCATAAATCAAATCCTTGATGATCAAAATATGGTGAAAATATTAGTAGTTTCCCAGTATGATCTGCTTCTAACTGATCCTGCCATGCCATCAGGGGCTGTTCTAGCCAAATATCTCAAACTTCCATTAGTACTTTATGTACACTGGATCCCTAGAGGGGAAGGCCACTTTGTGTTGACCCCTTCGCCACTCTCGTATATCCCGGTGCTAGGATCTGGTTTAACAGACCAAATGAGCTTTATTCAGAGgatcaaaaatatatttttctatatCTTTACCTTGTTCCAGCAGAACTTTATTTTTCTGCCAATCTATGATGACATGTGTAATAAGTATATTGAGGGTGGATGTGATGTCATCTCAGTACTACAGGAAGCAGACATTTGGTTGTTCAGATCAGATTTTGTGTTCGAGTTCCCTCGCCCCACTATGCCAAACATAGACTATATAGCAGGATTTCAGTGCAAACCAGCTCGGCCTCTGCCAGCAGAGCTGGAGGAGTTTGTTCAGAGTGCCGGGAAGCATGGAGTCATCATCACGAGCCTGGGAACTTATGTCGATGCTTTGCCCAAAGAGGTTACAGATGAAATCGCCAGCGTGTTTGCGGAGATGCCCCAGAAG gTGATCTGGAAGCATAAAGGAGACCGACCCTCTACACTGGGAAACAACACACTAATAGTCGACTGGATGCCACAGAAAGATCTTCTGGGTCATCCACAGACCAAAGTCTTTGTAGCCCATGGAGGAACTAATGGTGTCCAGGAGGCCATTTACTATGGGGTCCCTGTGCTCGGCATACCCTTGTTCTTCGACCAGTATGACAACCTTCTACGACTGCAGGAGAGAGGAGCTGGAAAGATTATTCAGCTGGCTGATGTTAATGGCCACAGTTTTGAGCAAGGCCTCAAGGAAGTGATCCATCAAGAGAGCTACAGGCAGAACATTCAAAGACTGTCACGTTTGCACAGAGATCAGCCAATAACACCCATGGAGAAGGCAGTCTTCTGGGTAGAATATGTGATGCGCCACAAAGGGGCTCGTCACCTGCGTACAGAAGCTTATAAGATGCCCTGGTACTCTTACTACTGTTTAGATGTACTGTTCATATTGCTGTCTGTGGTCACTGTGCTGCTTCTCTCTATTGTGGCTGTTTTCAGATTTCTGTGCcgccaaagacaaagaaagataaaaactaaacaaagctAA
- the LOC101468674 gene encoding UDP-glucuronosyltransferase 1A5-like, with protein sequence MLSFLSLFLISFTPHCDGGNILVFPLDGSHWINMKILLEELHARGHNFTVIRPSTSWYISEKSDLYTSITVETAVDFEHFFGGCLQEQVEVEREGASLMTAFTLTKNFFSLISFAHSLWYDALKNIFDDQNMIKRLSDSQYDLVLTDPALAPGLILAKYLKLPLVLNVRWITSGEGHFVLAPSPLSYIPVPGSGLTDKMNFIQRLKNILFYSIILFQQKFVVDPVYNDICDKYIEGGCDVISLLQGADIWLFRSDFVFEFPRPTMPNVVYIGGFQCKPAQPLPAELEEFVQSAGQHGVIIMSLGTHVDALPKEITEEVAGVFAKMPQKVIWKHKGDRPSTLGNNILIVDWMPQKDLLGHPQTKVFVAHGGTNGVQEAIYYGVPVLGIPLFFDQYDNLLRLQERGAGKIIKLADVNGHSFEQGLKEVIHQESYRQNIQRLSRLHKDQPITPMEKAVFWVEYVMRHKGARHLRTEAYKMPWYSYYCLDVLAMALYILLQTVTSFPPHHGGGKVLKDKLENSGVDHYLKTWILDYLTD encoded by the exons ATGCTTTCTTTCCTCAGTTTATTCCTCATTTCATTTACACCACACTGCGATGGAGGAAACATTCTAGTGTTTCCTTTAGATGGCAGCCACTGGATCAATATGAAAATCTTGCTTGAAGAACTTCATGCTAGGGGACACAACTTCACTGTGATCAGGCCGTCTACCAGCTGGTACATCTCTGAAAAGTCTGATCTATACACATCCATTACAGTTGAAACGGCTGTAGATTTTGAGCATTTTTTTGGTGGGTGTCTACAGGAGCAGGTGGAG GTGGAAAGAGAGGGGGCATCATTGATGACTGCCTTCACACTCAccaagaattttttttctttaatttcttttgCACATTCACTTTGGTATGATgctttgaaaaatatttttgatgaTCAAAATATGATCAAAAGATTAAGTGATTCCCAGTATGATCTGGTTCTAACTGATCCAGCTTTAGCCCCAGGGCTTATTCTAGCCAAATATCTCAAGCTCCCCTTAGTGCTCAACGTACGCTGGATCACCAGTGGAGAAGGCCACTTTGTGTTAGCTCCCTCACCACTCTCCTATATCCCAGTGCCAGGATCCGGCTTAACAGACAAAATGAATTTCATCCAGAGGCTCAAGAACATTCTTTTCTATAGCATTATACTGTTCCAGCAGAAATTTGTGGTGGACCCAGTATATAATGACATATGTGATAAGTATATTGAGGGTGGATGTGACGTCATCTCACTACTACAGGGAGCAGACATTTGGCTGTTCAGGTCAGATTTTGTGTTCGAGTTCCCTCGCCCCACTATGCCAAATGTTGTCTATATAGGAGGATTTCAGTGCAAACCAGCTCAGCCTCTGCCAGCAGAGCTGGAGGAGTTTGTTCAGAGTGCCGGGCAACATGGAGTGATCATCATGAGTCTGGGAACTCATGTCGATGCTTTGCCCAAAGAGATTACAGAGGAAGTCGCCGGTGTCTTTGCCAAGATGCCCCAGAAG GTGATCTGGAAGCATAAAGGAGACCGACCCTCTACACTGGGAAACAACATACTAATAGTCGACTGGATGCCACAGAAAGATCTTCTGGGTCATCCACAGACCAAAGTCTTTGTAGCTCATGGAGGAACTAATGGTGTCCAGGAGGCCATTTACTATGGGGTCCCTGTGCTCGGCATACCCTTGTTCTTCGACCAGTATGACAACCTTCTACGACTGCAGGAGAGAGGAGCTGGAAAGATCATTAAGCTAGCTGATGTTAATGGCCACAGTTTTGAGCAAGGTCTTAAGGAAGTGATCCATCAAGAGAGCTACAGGCAGAACATTCAAAGACTGTCACGTTTGCACAAAGATCAGCCAATAACACCCATGGAGAAGGCAGTCTTCTGGGTAGAATATGTGATGCGCCACAAAGGGGCTCGTCACCTGCGTACAGAAGCTTATAAGATGCCCTGGTACTCTTACTACTGTTTAGATGTACT ggctatggctctctacatcctcttgcagactgTTACGTCGTTCCCCCCCCACCATGGTGGAGGCAAAG TTCTGAAGGATAAGCTGGAGAACTCAGGAGTGGACCATTACCTCAAAACATGGatactggactacctcaccgactgA